The following proteins come from a genomic window of Aphelocoma coerulescens isolate FSJ_1873_10779 chromosome 18, UR_Acoe_1.0, whole genome shotgun sequence:
- the RGS9 gene encoding regulator of G-protein signaling 9 isoform X1: MTVTRLDQGQRYRPRMAFLKKIETLMMEMQNPDTGVKTQTQTVMITNIPHAVTGNDIMQWILQRLQITAEEAFHLGDLFVKYGYIYPLQEPKNLTLKADGSLYRFQTPYFWPVQSWAADDTDYAIYLAKKNIKRKGILEEYEKEHYNMLNQKINYKWDFVIMQAKEQYKAGKERKKEDRYTLDCQERAYWLVNRTPPGMVDVLEYGLDRVTDPSENKKNTMEFFRREIMYYQQAILKTRVKSSVSLGGVVKYSEQFLSNDPILSGCLPSNPWISDDPEFWDLNAKLVEVPTRMRVERWAFNFSELIRDPKGRQNFQLFLKKEFSGENLGFWEACEDLKYGDQSKVKEKAEEIYKLFLAPGARRWINIDGKTMGITVKGLEHPHRYVLDAAQTHIYMLMKKDSYGRYLKSPIYKEMLAKAVVPQEGVKKSTGLFGRRHLRSSPSPIILRQQEEEAKAREAANTVDITQPGHLASCAPRPAAHAGPSTPASPPAVPQALPPVSPGPPALPHGTACPSPISLALDSTAGTQLDPRASSPGPCPSSSRRSRLAARSWGRFLRRGCWTSPTLATLSPRCPAVPHGKVQPLGGRERRLRPDTRTVSSFFQVKTAAPSDSRARPGGCGPGEDRHHRARKGSAKELICPWETPTEEGRAG; encoded by the exons ATCGAAACACTCATGATGGAGATGCAGAACCCAGACACGGGAGTcaagacacagacacagacagtgATGATCACCAACATCCCCCACGCTGTGACAG GTAATGACATAATGCAGTGGATTCTTCAGCGCTTGCAGATCACTGCGGAAG AGGCATTCCACCTGGGAGACCTGTTTGTCAAATATGGGTATATCTACCCTCTTCAGGAGCCAAAGAACCTCACCCTTAAGGCAGACGGCAGCCTCTACAGGTTTCAA ACCCCCTATTTCTGGCcagtgcagagctgggctgctgaCGACACAGACTATG CAATTTATCTAGCAAAGAAGAACATTAAAAGGAAAGGGATTTTGGAAGAATATGAAAAG gaACATTACAACATGCTCAATCAAAAAATAAACTACAAGTGGGATTTTGTTATTATGCAGGCCAAGGAGCAGTATAA ggcagggaaggagcgGAAGAAGGAGGACAGGTACACCCTGGACTGCCAGGAGAGAGCCTACTGGCTTGTGAACAGAACTCCC CCGGGCATGGTGGATGTCCTCGAGTATGGATTAGACCGTGTCACAGATCCCAGTGAAAACAAG aaaaatactATGGAATTTTTTAGGAGAGAG ATCATGTACTATCAGCAGGCCATCCTGAAGACCAGGGTGAAATCTTCTGTCTCTCTTGGAGG GGTTGTGAAGTACTCTGAGCAGTTCCTCTCCAATGATCCCATCCTGTCTGGATGTCTCCCCAGCAACCCCTGGATATCAGATGACCCTGAGTTCTGGGATCTCAATGCAAAGCT GGTGGAAGTGCCCACCAGGATGCGCGTGGAGCGATGGGCCTTCAACTTCAGCGAGCTGATCCGGGACCCCAAAGGCCGCCAGAACTTCCAACTCTTCCTGAAGAAGGAGTTCAGCG GAGAGAATCTGGGTTTCTGGGAAGCCTGTGAGGATCTCAAGTACGGAGACCAATCCAAGgtcaaagaaaaagcagaagaaatctACAA GCTCTTCCTGGCTCCAGGAGCAAGGCGCTGGATTAACATTGATGGCAAAACAATGGGCATCACAGTCAAGGGCCTGGAGCACCCTCATCGTTATGTTCTAGATGCTGCTCAGACCCACATTTACATGCTGATGAAAAAG GACTCCTATGGCCGCTATTTAAAGTCTCCAATATACAAGGAAATGCTGGCCAAGGCTGTTGTGCCACAAGAGGGTGTCAAAAAAAG CACGGGTTTGTTCGGACGCCGCCACCTccgctccagccccagccccatcatcctgaggcagcaggaggaagaggccaaAGCCAGAGAAGCCGCCAACACCGTGGATATCACGCAG ccaggccacCTCGCGTCCTGCGCCCCTCGCCCGGCTGCCCACGCTGGCCCCAGCACCCCGGCATCGCCACCAGCCGTCCCCCAGGCCCTGCCTCCCGTGTCCCCCgggcccccagccctgccgcACGGCACCGCCTGCCCCTCGCCCAtcagcctggccctggacagCACCGCGGGCACCCAGCTGGACCCCCGGGCGTCCAGCCCCGGCCCCTGCCCGTCCAGCAGCAGGAGGTCCCGCCTGGCTGCCCGGTCCTGGGGCCGGTTCCTcaggaggggctgctggacCTCGCCCACCCTGGCCACGCTGTCGCCCCGGTGCCCGGCTGTGCCCCACGGGAAAGTGCAGCCGCTGggcgggcgggagcggcggctgcggccGGACACCAGGACGGTCAGCAG CTTCTTCCAAGTCAAAACGGCCGCGCCTTCGGACAGCCGAGCCcgccccgggggctgcgggccTGGAGAGGACAGACACCACCGAGCTCGGAAGGGCTCTGCAAAGGAGTTGATCTGCCCCTGGGAGACCCCCACGGAGGAGGGGAGAGCGGGGTAA
- the RGS9 gene encoding regulator of G-protein signaling 9 isoform X2 has protein sequence MTVTRLDQGQRYRPRMAFLKKIETLMMEMQNPDTGVKTQTQTVMITNIPHAVTGNDIMQWILQRLQITAEEAFHLGDLFVKYGYIYPLQEPKNLTLKADGSLYRFQTPYFWPVQSWAADDTDYAIYLAKKNIKRKGILEEYEKEHYNMLNQKINYKWDFVIMQAKEQYKAGKERKKEDRYTLDCQERAYWLVNRTPPGMVDVLEYGLDRVTDPSENKKNTMEFFRREIMYYQQAILKTRVKSSVSLGGVVKYSEQFLSNDPILSGCLPSNPWISDDPEFWDLNAKLVEVPTRMRVERWAFNFSELIRDPKGRQNFQLFLKKEFSGENLGFWEACEDLKYGDQSKVKEKAEEIYKLFLAPGARRWINIDGKTMGITVKGLEHPHRYVLDAAQTHIYMLMKKDSYGRYLKSPIYKEMLAKAVVPQEGVKKSTGLFGRRHLRSSPSPIILRQQEEEAKAREAANTVDITQVMSKLDRRNQLQKEAPPK, from the exons ATCGAAACACTCATGATGGAGATGCAGAACCCAGACACGGGAGTcaagacacagacacagacagtgATGATCACCAACATCCCCCACGCTGTGACAG GTAATGACATAATGCAGTGGATTCTTCAGCGCTTGCAGATCACTGCGGAAG AGGCATTCCACCTGGGAGACCTGTTTGTCAAATATGGGTATATCTACCCTCTTCAGGAGCCAAAGAACCTCACCCTTAAGGCAGACGGCAGCCTCTACAGGTTTCAA ACCCCCTATTTCTGGCcagtgcagagctgggctgctgaCGACACAGACTATG CAATTTATCTAGCAAAGAAGAACATTAAAAGGAAAGGGATTTTGGAAGAATATGAAAAG gaACATTACAACATGCTCAATCAAAAAATAAACTACAAGTGGGATTTTGTTATTATGCAGGCCAAGGAGCAGTATAA ggcagggaaggagcgGAAGAAGGAGGACAGGTACACCCTGGACTGCCAGGAGAGAGCCTACTGGCTTGTGAACAGAACTCCC CCGGGCATGGTGGATGTCCTCGAGTATGGATTAGACCGTGTCACAGATCCCAGTGAAAACAAG aaaaatactATGGAATTTTTTAGGAGAGAG ATCATGTACTATCAGCAGGCCATCCTGAAGACCAGGGTGAAATCTTCTGTCTCTCTTGGAGG GGTTGTGAAGTACTCTGAGCAGTTCCTCTCCAATGATCCCATCCTGTCTGGATGTCTCCCCAGCAACCCCTGGATATCAGATGACCCTGAGTTCTGGGATCTCAATGCAAAGCT GGTGGAAGTGCCCACCAGGATGCGCGTGGAGCGATGGGCCTTCAACTTCAGCGAGCTGATCCGGGACCCCAAAGGCCGCCAGAACTTCCAACTCTTCCTGAAGAAGGAGTTCAGCG GAGAGAATCTGGGTTTCTGGGAAGCCTGTGAGGATCTCAAGTACGGAGACCAATCCAAGgtcaaagaaaaagcagaagaaatctACAA GCTCTTCCTGGCTCCAGGAGCAAGGCGCTGGATTAACATTGATGGCAAAACAATGGGCATCACAGTCAAGGGCCTGGAGCACCCTCATCGTTATGTTCTAGATGCTGCTCAGACCCACATTTACATGCTGATGAAAAAG GACTCCTATGGCCGCTATTTAAAGTCTCCAATATACAAGGAAATGCTGGCCAAGGCTGTTGTGCCACAAGAGGGTGTCAAAAAAAG CACGGGTTTGTTCGGACGCCGCCACCTccgctccagccccagccccatcatcctgaggcagcaggaggaagaggccaaAGCCAGAGAAGCCGCCAACACCGTGGATATCACGCAGGTCATGAGCAAGCTGGATCGCAGGAACCAGCTGCAGAAGGAAGCTCCTCCCAAGTAG
- the RGS9 gene encoding regulator of G-protein signaling 9 isoform X3, translating into MEFFRREIMYYQQAILKTRVKSSVSLGGVVKYSEQFLSNDPILSGCLPSNPWISDDPEFWDLNAKLVEVPTRMRVERWAFNFSELIRDPKGRQNFQLFLKKEFSGENLGFWEACEDLKYGDQSKVKEKAEEIYKLFLAPGARRWINIDGKTMGITVKGLEHPHRYVLDAAQTHIYMLMKKDSYGRYLKSPIYKEMLAKAVVPQEGVKKSTGLFGRRHLRSSPSPIILRQQEEEAKAREAANTVDITQPGHLASCAPRPAAHAGPSTPASPPAVPQALPPVSPGPPALPHGTACPSPISLALDSTAGTQLDPRASSPGPCPSSSRRSRLAARSWGRFLRRGCWTSPTLATLSPRCPAVPHGKVQPLGGRERRLRPDTRTVSSFFQVKTAAPSDSRARPGGCGPGEDRHHRARKGSAKELICPWETPTEEGRAG; encoded by the exons ATGGAATTTTTTAGGAGAGAG ATCATGTACTATCAGCAGGCCATCCTGAAGACCAGGGTGAAATCTTCTGTCTCTCTTGGAGG GGTTGTGAAGTACTCTGAGCAGTTCCTCTCCAATGATCCCATCCTGTCTGGATGTCTCCCCAGCAACCCCTGGATATCAGATGACCCTGAGTTCTGGGATCTCAATGCAAAGCT GGTGGAAGTGCCCACCAGGATGCGCGTGGAGCGATGGGCCTTCAACTTCAGCGAGCTGATCCGGGACCCCAAAGGCCGCCAGAACTTCCAACTCTTCCTGAAGAAGGAGTTCAGCG GAGAGAATCTGGGTTTCTGGGAAGCCTGTGAGGATCTCAAGTACGGAGACCAATCCAAGgtcaaagaaaaagcagaagaaatctACAA GCTCTTCCTGGCTCCAGGAGCAAGGCGCTGGATTAACATTGATGGCAAAACAATGGGCATCACAGTCAAGGGCCTGGAGCACCCTCATCGTTATGTTCTAGATGCTGCTCAGACCCACATTTACATGCTGATGAAAAAG GACTCCTATGGCCGCTATTTAAAGTCTCCAATATACAAGGAAATGCTGGCCAAGGCTGTTGTGCCACAAGAGGGTGTCAAAAAAAG CACGGGTTTGTTCGGACGCCGCCACCTccgctccagccccagccccatcatcctgaggcagcaggaggaagaggccaaAGCCAGAGAAGCCGCCAACACCGTGGATATCACGCAG ccaggccacCTCGCGTCCTGCGCCCCTCGCCCGGCTGCCCACGCTGGCCCCAGCACCCCGGCATCGCCACCAGCCGTCCCCCAGGCCCTGCCTCCCGTGTCCCCCgggcccccagccctgccgcACGGCACCGCCTGCCCCTCGCCCAtcagcctggccctggacagCACCGCGGGCACCCAGCTGGACCCCCGGGCGTCCAGCCCCGGCCCCTGCCCGTCCAGCAGCAGGAGGTCCCGCCTGGCTGCCCGGTCCTGGGGCCGGTTCCTcaggaggggctgctggacCTCGCCCACCCTGGCCACGCTGTCGCCCCGGTGCCCGGCTGTGCCCCACGGGAAAGTGCAGCCGCTGggcgggcgggagcggcggctgcggccGGACACCAGGACGGTCAGCAG CTTCTTCCAAGTCAAAACGGCCGCGCCTTCGGACAGCCGAGCCcgccccgggggctgcgggccTGGAGAGGACAGACACCACCGAGCTCGGAAGGGCTCTGCAAAGGAGTTGATCTGCCCCTGGGAGACCCCCACGGAGGAGGGGAGAGCGGGGTAA